A single Thermosynechococcus vestitus BP-1 DNA region contains:
- a CDS encoding carbon-nitrogen hydrolase family protein, whose amino-acid sequence MKSYLAAAVQMTSQPNLEANLAQAEELIELAVRRGAELIGLPENFSFLGDDREKVAQAATIAERTEAFLKRMAQRFQITLVGGGYPVPATEGKVYNTAVLIGPTGEELSRYQKVHLFDVDLPDGNIYHESGTVLAGQQLPSVYPSKELGNIGLSVCYDVRFPELYRALSQAGATVLFVPAAFTAFTGKDHWQVLLQARAIENTCYVIAPAQTGVHYARRQTHGHALIVDPWGTILADAGDRPGLAIAAIEPSRLEQVRQQMPCLQHRVFF is encoded by the coding sequence ATGAAATCCTATCTCGCTGCCGCAGTCCAAATGACGAGCCAACCCAATCTTGAAGCAAATTTGGCTCAGGCAGAAGAACTCATTGAATTGGCGGTGAGACGAGGGGCAGAACTCATTGGGTTGCCAGAAAATTTTTCTTTTCTCGGTGACGATCGCGAGAAAGTTGCCCAGGCAGCAACGATCGCTGAGCGGACTGAGGCCTTTTTGAAACGGATGGCCCAGCGATTCCAGATTACGCTGGTGGGGGGTGGCTATCCGGTGCCGGCAACGGAAGGCAAGGTCTATAACACAGCGGTATTGATCGGCCCGACGGGGGAAGAATTGAGCCGCTACCAAAAGGTGCATTTATTTGATGTCGATTTGCCCGATGGCAATATTTACCACGAATCGGGCACAGTGCTCGCCGGACAGCAGTTGCCCTCGGTCTATCCCAGTAAGGAACTCGGCAATATTGGCTTGTCGGTGTGCTACGATGTCCGCTTTCCAGAACTTTACCGTGCCCTCTCCCAGGCGGGGGCAACGGTCCTGTTTGTGCCCGCTGCCTTTACCGCCTTCACGGGTAAGGATCACTGGCAGGTTCTACTGCAAGCTCGGGCCATCGAAAATACCTGTTATGTCATTGCGCCGGCCCAGACGGGGGTTCACTATGCACGGCGGCAAACCCACGGCCATGCACTGATTGTGGATCCTTGGGGAACCATCCTCGCAGATGCGGGCGATCGCCCTGGCCTCGCGATTGCGGCCATTGAACCCAGCCGCCTTGAGCAAGTGCGTCAACAGATGCCTTGCCTGCAACACCGCGTCTTTTTCTGA
- the queA gene encoding tRNA preQ1(34) S-adenosylmethionine ribosyltransferase-isomerase QueA produces MPHPDDFSLDAYDYQLPPERIAQQPVSPRDRSRLMVVTRDTAADHYFYELPQLLAPGDLLVLNDTRVIPARLIGQKVGAAGRTVEVFLLEELSDRQWLALVKPGRKLRPGAVIQIGPLQATVQTIDEETRGRVIEFDLPPGDRLWSYLDHLGEVPLPPYIDHPLADTEQYQTVYARRPGAVAAPTAGLHFTPELFSKLADRGIDHCFLTLHVGIGTFRPVEAKDIRHHHLHEEWLEVSAATVERIQAAKAAGGRIIAVGTTVIRALETAAHSGTLQPFCGKSDLYIYPGYQPKIVEGFITNFHLPRSSLMMLVSAFIGRERLLQLYQQAIDRQYRFYSFGDAMLILPSACHNTL; encoded by the coding sequence ATGCCTCATCCTGACGATTTTTCCCTCGACGCCTACGACTATCAGCTACCCCCGGAGCGGATTGCCCAACAGCCGGTTTCCCCCCGCGATCGCTCCCGCCTGATGGTGGTGACCCGCGACACCGCCGCCGATCACTACTTCTATGAGCTACCGCAACTGTTGGCGCCAGGGGATCTGCTGGTGCTCAATGATACGCGGGTGATTCCAGCGCGGCTAATAGGTCAAAAAGTGGGCGCCGCCGGCCGCACCGTTGAGGTGTTTCTCCTTGAAGAGTTGAGCGATCGCCAGTGGTTGGCCTTGGTCAAACCCGGTCGAAAATTGCGCCCTGGGGCAGTGATTCAAATCGGCCCGCTGCAAGCAACGGTACAGACCATTGATGAGGAAACCCGAGGACGGGTGATTGAATTCGACCTGCCGCCGGGCGATCGCCTGTGGTCATACCTAGATCACCTAGGGGAAGTGCCCTTACCTCCCTACATTGATCATCCCCTTGCGGATACTGAGCAATACCAAACCGTCTATGCCCGCCGTCCTGGTGCTGTGGCTGCGCCAACCGCTGGCTTGCACTTTACCCCCGAACTCTTTAGCAAGTTGGCCGATCGCGGCATTGATCACTGTTTTCTAACGCTCCATGTAGGCATTGGCACCTTTCGTCCTGTGGAGGCCAAGGATATTCGTCACCACCATCTCCACGAAGAATGGCTTGAGGTATCGGCTGCCACTGTCGAACGGATTCAGGCTGCCAAAGCCGCCGGAGGACGGATCATTGCCGTCGGCACCACCGTTATTCGCGCCCTAGAAACAGCTGCCCACTCAGGCACCCTGCAACCCTTTTGCGGCAAGAGTGATCTCTATATTTATCCGGGGTATCAGCCCAAGATTGTCGAGGGGTTCATTACCAACTTTCATCTCCCCCGCTCTAGCTTGATGATGCTCGTCAGTGCCTTTATTGGCCGTGAACGGTTGCTGCAATTGTACCAACAGGCCATCGATCGCCAGTACCGTTTCTATTCCTTTGGCGATGCCATGCTAATTTTGCCCAGCGCTTGCCACAATACCCTTTGA
- a CDS encoding PP2C family protein-serine/threonine phosphatase: MTGSATLCVPAAGDDDCGGHLRIEAMNPPAPNLICPECGTANSIHEVECCHCQVPLLKRYLWAIGSALDHYSLGELMGDRYLVQGKHLLLDLMPGEPAPSVDNTAQLYRPYLRLFPKRPHVPELFGALSLPEGDLLLLEHAPVSCIDIADAKVVPGLTHAAPLTTIWNKANLVRRLNWLWQIISLWPALVAENVAPTLLNPQLLRAEGSLVRLLQLQAGHHPTLADLGQFWQTHFSFSDQGENFQQAFTILCQQMQETQETTPESVRQTLETLFQQALDDLGYEYHYDIASRSDQGPSRSRNEDKCLPQTDLANQSWVLALVCDGVGGHEGGDVASGLAINMLAESLKPLNLLETPPATVEEAIQTAIQATNDAINERNDTEQRHERQRMGTTVVGALIEQAYLYLAHIGDSRAYWINRWGCYQLTLDDDVASRDVRLGMSTYHQALELPYGGSLVQALGMAPSQHLHPTVERFLLDEEGVLLLCSDGLSDFNRVETYWRQYLLPVLQGGLSLSAAAEQLIDLANRLNGHDNVTVVLIHCRVKNRAGVLDFDYSDMVCQGELPEVTDITMGYVPPPEPSELDLTVSQVLESPQPQLQPTPRPRSQAWLLLLIAVGIAAAALGFLAVMSSMNRSVVESSPSPLTPPQ, translated from the coding sequence ATGACTGGCTCAGCGACTTTATGCGTACCTGCTGCGGGTGATGATGACTGCGGCGGCCATCTCAGGATTGAAGCGATGAATCCCCCTGCCCCTAATCTTATTTGCCCAGAGTGTGGCACCGCCAATTCCATTCACGAAGTTGAATGTTGCCACTGTCAGGTGCCACTCCTAAAACGCTATTTGTGGGCCATTGGCTCCGCTTTAGATCACTACAGCCTCGGCGAGCTGATGGGCGATCGCTATTTGGTGCAAGGCAAACACTTACTCTTAGACCTAATGCCGGGGGAGCCAGCCCCCAGTGTGGACAATACTGCCCAACTCTACCGTCCCTACCTGCGCCTATTTCCCAAGCGTCCCCATGTTCCAGAACTGTTTGGCGCGCTTTCTCTCCCAGAAGGAGACCTGTTGCTCCTTGAGCATGCCCCCGTCAGTTGCATTGACATTGCCGATGCCAAAGTTGTCCCCGGCCTTACCCATGCCGCTCCCCTCACCACCATCTGGAACAAAGCCAATTTAGTGCGCCGCCTCAACTGGTTATGGCAAATCATCTCCCTTTGGCCAGCGCTGGTGGCAGAAAATGTCGCTCCTACACTCCTCAATCCCCAGCTTTTGCGAGCCGAGGGTTCCCTTGTGCGGCTGCTGCAACTGCAAGCAGGCCATCATCCTACCTTGGCTGACCTTGGCCAATTCTGGCAAACCCATTTCAGCTTTAGCGATCAAGGGGAAAACTTTCAGCAGGCCTTCACAATTCTGTGCCAACAAATGCAGGAGACTCAGGAAACCACCCCTGAATCCGTGCGCCAAACCCTAGAGACCCTCTTTCAACAGGCTCTCGATGACCTCGGTTATGAGTACCACTACGATATTGCCAGCCGCTCCGATCAAGGGCCCAGTCGTAGTCGCAATGAGGATAAATGCTTGCCCCAGACTGACCTCGCCAATCAGTCATGGGTTTTGGCTTTGGTGTGTGATGGTGTGGGTGGCCACGAAGGTGGCGATGTGGCCTCAGGCTTAGCCATTAACATGCTGGCGGAAAGCCTCAAGCCCCTGAATCTTCTAGAGACCCCTCCCGCCACAGTTGAGGAAGCCATTCAAACGGCCATTCAGGCCACTAATGATGCAATCAATGAACGCAATGATACGGAGCAGCGCCACGAGCGCCAGCGCATGGGAACCACGGTCGTCGGTGCCCTGATTGAACAGGCCTATCTTTACCTTGCCCACATTGGGGATAGCCGCGCTTACTGGATCAACCGCTGGGGCTGCTACCAACTCACCCTCGATGACGATGTGGCCAGCCGCGATGTGCGCTTGGGGATGAGTACCTACCATCAAGCCTTGGAGTTGCCCTATGGTGGTTCCTTGGTGCAAGCTTTGGGGATGGCACCCTCCCAGCATCTCCATCCCACGGTCGAACGCTTTTTGCTGGATGAAGAGGGAGTTCTTCTGCTGTGTTCCGATGGTCTCAGCGACTTTAACCGTGTCGAAACCTACTGGCGACAGTACCTCCTGCCTGTACTCCAAGGTGGGCTTTCCCTCAGTGCTGCTGCTGAACAACTGATTGATCTGGCCAATCGCCTCAATGGCCATGACAATGTAACAGTCGTGCTCATTCACTGTCGGGTCAAGAATAGAGCCGGTGTCCTTGACTTCGATTACAGCGACATGGTCTGCCAAGGGGAGCTGCCGGAGGTGACAGACATTACAATGGGCTACGTCCCCCCACCCGAGCCATCAGAACTCGATCTGACGGTTTCCCAAGTTCTGGAATCCCCTCAACCCCAACTGCAGCCAACCCCAAGGCCTCGTTCCCAAGCGTGGCTACTCCTGCTGATTGCTGTGGGCATTGCCGCTGCTGCCCTGGGCTTTCTGGCTGTGATGAGTTCTATGAATCGCTCTGTGGTAGAGTCATCCCCCTCACCGTTGACCCCACCGCAATAA
- a CDS encoding diguanylate cyclase domain-containing protein translates to MEQLSSDLNLQALVQTPLVSIAPGDSFNNILQGLQKNQGAGLVVEEQGQFRGLITQREVIRALGKGYSPQEITAERIMLPSDYCLSLKDLDDLLGVLGRFRHLGVDALAVVNESQGVEGLLTRPALRERLRPADLLRIKRVAEVMVCDVATIAAEASLQEAVVLMSERGVTSLVVPEETSSGVLPRGIVTEKDIFEALHRQGGVLTGTVGSIMSQPVLTVKPDQSLWQVNHLLKEHQVRRVVVVDDDGQMVGIVTQSNLLAAIDITEAQGVIQVLTQELSKATAELHWQLSRQQAITAAITESEQRYNTLISHLPVALYRRDRARLWHFNYVSDQIYQLTGYFPQDLPDWRQIVPPPDLTLAEREIEQAIQQQRAYSTTYRIRHRDGCFRYLSDRGQFDPYSQMLHGVLVDVSDQKRTEERLKTSLEREMIVSTIIQDIRQSIRLEEILQRAVNSIQQLLLSDRVLIYRFLGDGSGIVAVEATTLPQYSILGQVIHDPCFTKETARRFLEGRTLSISDVNQAQLQDCYRELLTRLQVQANLVVPLLQGQHLWGLLIAHHCRSPRLWQREELFLLQRIAEPLTVALQQAEMYEALEQANTNLQEMVYIDSLTDIGNRRCFDELFLKEWRRCQREQKPLSLIMLDIDCFKAYNDHYGHLQGDEILKQVARILESHLQRAGDLATRFGGEEFALILPDTDQRGAIHIVEKIQGALAEANITHAKSTVGPKLTASFGIATTIPTLDHTPEMLLHLADQCLYEAKTHGRDRWVARELS, encoded by the coding sequence GTGGAGCAGTTGAGTTCAGACTTAAATTTGCAAGCCTTAGTGCAAACACCCTTGGTTTCAATTGCTCCAGGGGATTCCTTCAATAACATTCTCCAAGGCTTACAGAAAAATCAGGGTGCTGGCCTGGTTGTAGAGGAGCAGGGGCAGTTTCGGGGATTGATTACCCAACGGGAAGTGATCCGCGCCCTGGGCAAGGGCTACTCTCCCCAGGAGATAACTGCTGAGCGGATCATGCTGCCATCGGACTACTGTTTGAGCCTTAAGGATCTTGATGATCTCCTGGGGGTTCTAGGGCGTTTTCGTCACTTGGGCGTGGATGCCCTGGCAGTGGTCAATGAATCTCAAGGGGTTGAGGGACTGCTGACCCGCCCAGCTCTGCGTGAGCGCTTGCGCCCTGCGGATCTGCTGCGGATCAAGCGGGTAGCGGAGGTGATGGTCTGTGATGTGGCCACCATTGCGGCTGAGGCTTCGTTACAGGAGGCGGTTGTTCTGATGAGCGAACGGGGTGTCACCAGTTTGGTGGTTCCTGAAGAAACATCCTCTGGTGTGCTGCCGCGCGGCATTGTGACGGAAAAGGATATCTTTGAGGCACTGCATCGCCAAGGGGGAGTGCTCACAGGAACCGTCGGCAGTATAATGTCTCAGCCTGTGCTGACCGTGAAGCCCGATCAAAGTTTGTGGCAGGTGAATCATTTGCTCAAGGAGCATCAAGTGCGTCGCGTCGTGGTCGTGGACGATGATGGCCAGATGGTGGGAATTGTCACCCAGAGCAATCTTTTGGCGGCCATTGACATCACTGAGGCTCAAGGGGTGATTCAGGTGCTCACCCAGGAACTCAGCAAGGCAACGGCGGAACTGCACTGGCAACTGTCGCGGCAACAGGCCATTACGGCAGCAATTACGGAGAGTGAACAGCGCTATAACACCCTCATTAGTCACTTACCGGTTGCCCTCTATCGGCGCGATCGCGCTCGCCTGTGGCACTTCAACTATGTCAGCGACCAAATTTACCAGCTCACGGGTTACTTTCCCCAAGATTTACCCGACTGGCGGCAAATTGTCCCACCGCCGGATCTGACCCTGGCTGAACGGGAGATTGAGCAGGCCATTCAGCAACAGCGGGCCTACAGTACCACCTACCGCATTCGACATCGGGATGGCTGTTTCCGGTACTTGAGCGATCGCGGGCAGTTTGACCCCTACAGTCAAATGCTCCATGGCGTCCTTGTGGATGTATCGGATCAAAAGCGCACAGAGGAGCGACTGAAAACTTCCCTAGAGCGGGAAATGATTGTCAGCACCATTATTCAGGACATTCGCCAGTCCATTCGCCTAGAGGAGATTTTGCAGCGGGCGGTAAATAGCATCCAACAACTGCTGCTGAGCGATCGCGTGCTGATTTACCGCTTTTTAGGGGATGGCAGTGGCATAGTTGCCGTGGAGGCCACCACCTTACCCCAGTACTCGATTTTGGGTCAAGTGATCCACGATCCGTGTTTTACCAAAGAAACAGCGCGGCGGTTTTTGGAGGGACGCACGCTGAGTATTAGCGATGTCAACCAAGCGCAACTCCAGGATTGCTATCGTGAGTTACTGACTCGCTTGCAGGTGCAGGCCAATCTGGTGGTGCCCCTGCTGCAGGGCCAGCACCTGTGGGGACTCCTCATTGCTCACCATTGTCGCAGCCCTCGCCTGTGGCAGCGGGAGGAGTTGTTCCTGCTCCAGCGGATTGCCGAACCCTTGACGGTGGCCCTACAACAGGCGGAGATGTACGAAGCCCTAGAGCAGGCCAATACCAATCTCCAGGAAATGGTGTATATCGACAGTCTCACAGATATTGGCAATCGCCGCTGTTTTGATGAATTATTCCTAAAGGAATGGCGACGCTGCCAGCGGGAGCAAAAACCCTTAAGTTTAATCATGCTGGATATTGATTGCTTTAAGGCCTACAACGACCACTACGGTCATTTGCAGGGGGATGAGATTCTTAAGCAGGTGGCACGAATTTTGGAAAGCCATTTGCAGCGGGCAGGGGATTTGGCCACCCGCTTTGGCGGGGAAGAGTTTGCCCTGATCCTACCCGATACCGATCAAAGGGGAGCCATTCATATTGTTGAGAAGATCCAAGGAGCACTCGCTGAAGCCAATATCACCCATGCAAAAAGTACAGTGGGGCCAAAACTAACGGCCAGTTTTGGGATTGCAACAACCATCCCTACCCTTGACCATACCCCAGAAATGCTGTTGCATCTCGCGGATCAGTGCCTCTATGAAGCAAAAACCCACGGCCGCGATCGCTGGGTCGCTAGGGAGCTATCGTGA
- a CDS encoding ATP-binding protein yields MELIFFGAGLLLGLILWFWQWRQVRYALQTLLEPYAARPFKSSPWHRLQTLLSQQLQEQERCRQQMLRSQRILEYAPIAYLEVDEANCVVCCNAAARSLFGFRSPEGRLFLELVRSYELDCLIEEVRQAQTITEQEWLYAYLTPTGQTKRKPLRARGLFLEEGHVGVFIEDCEEVVRLRDERDRWAADVAHELKTPLTSLRLVTETLQQRVPQSLRDWVDRLLEEIIRLSLLVQELLELNRLSHTPADGLERHPLDLVQLIETAWQSLAPLAATKDIHHEYTGPEQFPYCGNESQLLRLLVNLYDNAIKHGPGGGQVLTRLRSDREGGYLCLEVIDTGSGFPPKDLPYVFERFYRAQVRRQRFVIPTDHEGRLLPVGSGSGLGLAIARQIVECHGGYIEAANHPDYGGAWLRIYLPLTFTIAP; encoded by the coding sequence ATGGAGTTGATCTTTTTTGGGGCTGGACTGCTGTTGGGGCTAATCCTTTGGTTCTGGCAGTGGCGACAAGTACGATATGCTTTGCAGACGCTCCTTGAGCCCTACGCTGCCCGTCCCTTCAAATCCTCACCGTGGCACCGCCTACAGACCCTCCTCAGCCAACAGCTTCAGGAACAGGAACGCTGCCGTCAGCAAATGCTGCGCTCTCAAAGGATCCTTGAATATGCCCCCATTGCCTATTTGGAGGTGGATGAGGCCAACTGTGTGGTCTGCTGTAACGCGGCGGCGCGATCGCTGTTTGGCTTCAGGTCGCCTGAAGGCCGCCTTTTTCTAGAACTGGTGCGCTCCTATGAACTGGACTGTCTCATTGAGGAGGTGCGCCAAGCGCAAACGATAACCGAGCAGGAATGGCTTTACGCTTACCTCACACCAACGGGGCAAACCAAGCGCAAACCCCTGCGGGCCCGGGGACTCTTCCTTGAGGAAGGACATGTGGGTGTATTTATTGAGGACTGCGAAGAGGTGGTGCGGCTGCGGGATGAGCGCGATCGCTGGGCAGCAGATGTGGCCCATGAACTGAAAACCCCCTTGACTTCCCTGCGTCTAGTCACTGAAACCCTGCAACAACGGGTGCCGCAGTCGTTACGGGACTGGGTCGATCGCCTCCTTGAGGAAATTATTCGCCTCAGTCTCCTCGTCCAAGAACTCCTAGAGTTAAACCGCCTCAGTCACACCCCCGCCGATGGCCTAGAGCGGCACCCCCTCGACCTTGTCCAACTCATTGAAACGGCGTGGCAATCCCTCGCCCCCCTTGCTGCGACCAAAGACATTCACCACGAGTACACTGGCCCAGAGCAGTTTCCCTACTGCGGGAATGAATCGCAACTGCTGCGCCTGCTGGTGAATCTTTACGACAACGCCATTAAACACGGCCCTGGCGGCGGTCAGGTCCTGACGCGGCTGCGGAGCGATCGCGAGGGGGGGTATCTCTGTCTCGAAGTCATTGATACGGGCAGTGGTTTTCCCCCTAAGGACTTGCCCTATGTCTTTGAGCGGTTTTATCGGGCACAGGTACGGCGGCAGCGCTTTGTCATTCCCACGGATCATGAAGGGCGGCTGCTTCCCGTGGGCAGTGGCAGCGGCTTAGGATTAGCCATTGCCCGCCAAATTGTTGAGTGCCATGGGGGCTATATCGAAGCCGCCAATCATCCTGATTATGGGGGAGCATGGCTGCGAATTTACCTACCCCTCACCTTCACGATAGCTCCCTAG
- a CDS encoding ABC transporter ATP-binding protein yields MSSPLLRVEALTVDFPQANQTLRAVDGISFYLERGQTLGLVGESGSGKSVTCLALLQLLLPPAQISHGQAWFQPEPEGTAIDLLRCPPRQMQQIRGRQIGMVFQEPMSSLNPVYSIGFQLAEAIDPQQRLSQGQCQQRAIALLEQVHLLKPEDPLEEKKRFLGRYPHQLSGGQIQRLMIAMAMAASPALLIADEPTTALDVTVQAAILRLLRELQQQYHLSLIFVTHDLNLIAELADQVVVMYQGQIVESGTVQQVFRHPQHPYTKGLLACRPRLDQRLAILPTVADFLGDTPPRLEVISPGQQQERLGHLASQPPLVRVEHLWVKYPIAGGQRSVTALRDISFTIRTGETLGLVGESGCGKTTLARTLLRLLEPTQGQIFFGDRDISHLSPRQLRPLRQRMQLIFQDPYSSLNPRMTIGELVAEPLRIHRPQQSQREHRERVAYLLERVGIDPQAQNRYPHEFSGGQRQRICIARALALNPEFVVCDESVSALDVSVQAQVLNLLKELQREFQLTYLFISHDLSVVKFMSDRLMVMYNGEIVEMGEAEAVYQQPQHEYTRTLIAAIPRGLSLEAA; encoded by the coding sequence ATGTCATCACCCCTTTTGCGTGTCGAGGCCCTCACCGTTGACTTTCCCCAAGCCAATCAAACCCTACGGGCAGTGGATGGGATTTCCTTTTACTTGGAGCGTGGCCAGACCCTTGGCCTTGTTGGTGAGTCGGGTTCAGGGAAATCGGTGACCTGTTTGGCGCTGTTGCAGTTGCTCTTGCCGCCGGCACAGATCAGCCATGGCCAAGCGTGGTTTCAGCCAGAACCCGAGGGGACAGCCATTGATTTGCTGCGCTGCCCCCCCCGCCAAATGCAGCAGATTCGGGGTCGCCAAATCGGTATGGTCTTCCAAGAGCCGATGAGTTCCCTCAATCCGGTCTACTCCATTGGCTTTCAACTGGCAGAGGCCATTGATCCGCAGCAACGACTTTCCCAAGGGCAATGTCAACAGCGGGCGATCGCCCTCCTTGAGCAGGTGCATCTCCTCAAACCGGAAGACCCCCTTGAGGAGAAAAAGCGGTTTCTCGGTCGCTATCCCCATCAACTCTCCGGGGGGCAAATTCAGCGACTGATGATTGCCATGGCTATGGCGGCTTCGCCAGCGCTCTTGATTGCTGATGAGCCCACTACTGCCCTCGATGTTACTGTGCAGGCGGCGATCCTGCGGCTATTGCGAGAATTACAGCAGCAGTATCATCTGTCATTGATTTTTGTGACCCATGATTTGAATCTGATTGCGGAATTGGCGGATCAGGTCGTTGTCATGTACCAAGGGCAGATTGTTGAATCGGGGACGGTGCAGCAGGTTTTTCGCCACCCCCAACATCCCTATACCAAGGGGCTACTGGCCTGTCGTCCCCGCTTGGATCAGCGCCTGGCGATTCTGCCAACAGTGGCGGATTTTCTAGGGGACACCCCCCCGCGATTAGAAGTGATTTCCCCAGGGCAGCAGCAGGAACGCCTAGGGCATTTGGCCAGCCAACCCCCCTTGGTGCGGGTGGAGCACCTCTGGGTTAAGTATCCGATTGCGGGGGGGCAGCGCTCGGTAACCGCCCTCAGGGATATCTCATTTACGATTCGCACAGGGGAGACCTTGGGCCTTGTGGGGGAATCGGGCTGTGGCAAAACCACCTTAGCACGCACCCTCTTGCGCCTCCTAGAACCGACCCAAGGCCAGATTTTTTTTGGCGATCGCGACATTAGCCATCTATCGCCTCGCCAATTGCGTCCCCTGCGGCAACGCATGCAACTGATTTTCCAGGACCCCTACAGTTCCTTGAACCCACGCATGACCATTGGCGAGTTGGTGGCCGAACCGCTGCGGATTCACCGCCCTCAGCAATCGCAACGGGAACACCGAGAGCGGGTGGCCTATCTCCTTGAGCGGGTGGGCATTGACCCCCAAGCTCAAAATCGCTATCCCCATGAATTTTCGGGGGGGCAGCGGCAGCGGATTTGCATTGCCCGTGCCTTGGCCTTGAATCCCGAGTTTGTCGTCTGCGATGAGTCGGTGTCCGCCTTGGATGTGTCGGTTCAGGCGCAGGTGCTGAATTTACTCAAGGAACTGCAGCGGGAATTTCAACTCACCTACCTCTTTATTTCCCACGACCTCAGTGTTGTTAAATTCATGAGCGATCGCCTGATGGTTATGTACAATGGCGAAATTGTGGAAATGGGTGAGGCGGAAGCCGTTTACCAACAGCCACAGCACGAGTACACTCGCACATTAATTGCCGCGATTCCCCGTGGTCTTTCCCTTGAGGCAGCCTAG
- a CDS encoding 3'(2'),5'-bisphosphate nucleotidase CysQ gives MFSSLDLKKTLATLRPILWQALEQLRQFYRQVKDLTVQDKGGDPVTLADQQIDAFLRHALQEHFPASEFGYLTEETYTAGQSLSQPYVWIIDPLDGTSDFLQQTGEYAIHVALVREHRPCLAAVVWPEQEVIYTAIAGGGTYRETRHRSTRLQVQPPTPDQPLRVVMSRSHGGDRLEAFLSSLGSVQLMPMGSMGCKTASICQGDAHLYVSLAGRTAPKDWDLAAPDLIMQEAGGAFTYANGKLPHYNRTDVQHWEPLVVCHPALSRRVGDRLQAFLQENQGYSGK, from the coding sequence ATGTTCTCCTCCCTTGATCTTAAGAAGACCCTTGCCACCCTGCGCCCCATTCTTTGGCAGGCCCTTGAGCAACTGCGCCAGTTTTACCGCCAGGTGAAGGATCTAACGGTGCAGGATAAAGGCGGTGATCCCGTCACCCTAGCGGATCAGCAAATTGATGCCTTTTTGCGCCATGCCCTCCAAGAGCATTTTCCGGCCTCGGAGTTTGGCTATCTCACAGAAGAAACCTACACAGCCGGTCAGTCCCTATCGCAGCCCTATGTGTGGATCATTGATCCTTTGGACGGCACCTCCGACTTTCTGCAACAGACGGGGGAGTACGCAATTCACGTTGCCCTTGTCCGTGAACACCGCCCCTGTTTAGCTGCTGTGGTCTGGCCCGAACAGGAGGTGATCTACACCGCCATTGCCGGTGGTGGCACCTATCGAGAAACCCGCCACCGTTCAACACGCCTGCAAGTTCAGCCCCCCACCCCTGACCAGCCCCTGCGGGTGGTGATGAGCCGTAGCCATGGGGGCGATCGCCTCGAGGCCTTTTTAAGCAGCTTAGGATCAGTACAGCTAATGCCGATGGGGAGTATGGGCTGTAAAACGGCTAGCATTTGCCAAGGGGATGCCCATCTGTACGTTAGCCTTGCAGGGCGCACTGCCCCAAAAGACTGGGACTTGGCAGCACCGGATTTGATCATGCAGGAGGCAGGGGGCGCCTTTACCTATGCCAATGGCAAGTTACCCCACTACAATCGCACTGATGTGCAGCACTGGGAACCGTTGGTGGTGTGTCATCCTGCCTTGAGTCGCAGGGTGGGCGATCGCCTGCAAGCCTTTTTACAGGAAAATCAAGGCTATTCTGGAAAATAG